A genomic stretch from Phycisphaerae bacterium includes:
- a CDS encoding exo-alpha-sialidase, translating to MSRIRVLVGTKKGAFVLTSDATRKKWDISEPHFAGWEIYHAKGSPADPNRIYVSQTSGWFGQIIQRSNDGGKTWVQPGTPPGEPTTTPDGMPKGESNKFVYDTAPPNGKPLTTHQFYDGTQHPWEFKRVWHLEPSLNDPDTVYAGVEDAAIFRTTDGGKTWHELAGLRGHESGPKWQPGAGGMGLHTIVLDPKNPDRIHTAISAAGVFRSDDGGKTWSPKNRGLTSKYLPEQDPPPEVGFCVHRIAMHPSKPNTLFMQLHWHVCRSDDAGDHWQKVSGNLPSDFGFPIVVNANEPNTIYVVPILSDSLHYPPDGKLRVYRSRAGGNEWEALTKGLPQSDCYVNVLRGAMSVDTLDPCGIYFGTTGGQVYASADNGDSWTAIARDLPAVYSVEAQSLP from the coding sequence ATGAGCCGGATACGCGTACTCGTCGGCACGAAAAAAGGCGCGTTCGTTCTAACGTCGGACGCCACCCGAAAAAAATGGGACATCAGCGAGCCGCATTTCGCGGGCTGGGAGATTTATCACGCCAAGGGCTCGCCCGCCGATCCCAACCGCATTTACGTCTCGCAGACCAGCGGCTGGTTCGGCCAGATCATTCAACGTTCCAATGATGGTGGAAAAACCTGGGTGCAACCCGGGACGCCGCCCGGCGAGCCGACCACCACACCCGACGGGATGCCCAAGGGCGAAAGCAACAAGTTCGTGTACGACACCGCGCCGCCAAACGGTAAGCCACTCACCACGCACCAGTTTTACGACGGCACGCAGCACCCCTGGGAATTCAAGCGCGTGTGGCACCTCGAACCCTCGCTGAACGATCCCGACACCGTCTACGCCGGCGTCGAGGACGCGGCCATTTTCCGCACAACCGACGGCGGCAAAACCTGGCACGAACTCGCCGGCCTGCGCGGTCACGAATCCGGGCCGAAGTGGCAGCCGGGCGCGGGCGGCATGGGCCTGCACACGATTGTCCTTGACCCGAAGAACCCCGACCGAATCCACACCGCCATTTCCGCCGCGGGCGTGTTCCGCTCCGACGACGGCGGCAAGACCTGGTCGCCGAAGAACCGCGGGCTGACGTCGAAATATCTCCCCGAACAGGACCCGCCCCCGGAAGTCGGCTTCTGCGTCCACCGCATCGCGATGCACCCGTCAAAGCCAAATACGCTCTTCATGCAGCTCCACTGGCACGTCTGCCGGAGCGACGATGCCGGGGACCACTGGCAAAAGGTGAGCGGCAATCTGCCGAGCGACTTCGGCTTCCCCATCGTCGTCAATGCCAACGAACCCAACACCATCTACGTGGTCCCGATCCTGAGCGATTCCCTGCATTACCCTCCCGACGGCAAGCTCCGCGTCTACCGCAGCCGCGCGGGCGGCAACGAGTGGGAGGCGCTGACCAAGGGTCTGCCCCAAAGCGATTGCTACGTCAACGTCCTGCGCGGGGCAATGAGCGTCGACACGCTCGACCCCTGCGGCATCTACTTCGGCACGACGGGCGGTCAGGTCTATGCGTCGGCGGATAACGGCGACAGTTGGACGGCGATCGCCCGCGACTTGCCGGCGGTCTATTCCGTCGAGGCGCAGTCGCTGCCCTGA
- a CDS encoding DoxX family protein yields the protein MLNPVRDRRVVDASLLILRVVVGVIFAAHGAQKLFGAFGGPGLSKVVEMMGPIGYLVTIGEFFGGLGLIIGFLCRFSAASLIVIMIGAIVQVHGPKGFFLSAGGFEYNLALIGLLAPILLAGPGWFSLGRCLPLPKSDKTGRPMAVLE from the coding sequence ATGTTGAATCCCGTTCGAGATCGACGGGTCGTGGATGCCTCGCTGCTTATCCTCCGCGTCGTTGTGGGAGTGATTTTTGCGGCGCATGGGGCGCAAAAGCTCTTCGGCGCCTTCGGCGGGCCGGGATTATCGAAGGTGGTCGAGATGATGGGCCCGATCGGCTATCTCGTGACGATCGGCGAGTTCTTCGGCGGGCTGGGCCTGATCATCGGTTTCCTCTGCCGCTTCTCGGCCGCGTCCTTGATCGTCATCATGATCGGGGCCATCGTGCAGGTCCATGGTCCCAAGGGGTTCTTCCTGAGCGCCGGCGGTTTTGAATACAACCTCGCCCTCATCGGCCTCCTCGCGCCTATCCTCCTCGCCGGCCCCGGCTGGTTCAGCCTCGGCCGGTGCCTGCCGCTGCCAAAGTCAGACAAGACCGGGCGACCAATGGCAGTCTTGGAGTAA
- a CDS encoding protein kinase: MPCPSSDELEGIAIGGDVPSSVRNHVDNCVACRGSLERIREDNQFLSHFAVAGRLLPANVPEPDYRLDIPGYTIVREIHRGGQGVVYQAVQHSTKRDVAIKIMKQGPFATLADRVRFDREIETLGRLNHPHIVAVHDAGTAAGFHYFVMNYVDGRALDEIADSTGADSPSPRQTLGEFIALFCKICDAVHDAHLRGIIHRDLKPSNIRVDQSGQPFVLDFGLAKSAEAQADSMMTQTGQFVGSLPWASPEQVEGASTKVDLRTDVYSLGAILYQLLTGRLPFDVGTNLRRSMDDILHREPPHPGAIAAAAGRATINDELETIVLKCLSKERERRYQSAGDLARDLRRYLIGEPIEAKRDSAIYVLRKTLRRYRRRVAFAAAFMMLFAFSSVVMTLLYRQSTQLEREAVRSAASMAELLSRNQIEQGRMAGLLGNIDQAERLLWRELLTHREGSDSSSLRLNEPPGPPEAYWALWEVYRRNPCRRTITPAPGAMRSVTLSGDGKTIWTADVDGNIQRLDERGERLDGYHVAFPSPLGLPVVDARGDYIFKYDTSCYAVWRRNDLQKPLVELPRSSVLESGGFFVSRSGRRFAAIHDGAAFVWNTDPIGEAGRFEIDGAAILGIAISNDDRRLAARDRLGGLYVWDIESRQRLITALGAAAARENLRVIGGLLFAPDDRRLADGWEETAGRIWDLAADPPDFVELSERPGSHRILSFSPDGSRLAVGDMGGELRVFDAQSGKRLVGIVAHAGRMRSVAFTGDGRGIWTSGDNDLRLWEVEPDAGVRVARIAGESLHGVDISPDGRHIAAGGGMGALQYIDRDSWNVVTAPFGNAAIISAVAFSPDGERIAAATYGNAVFVWSRSDPGRPAMRLEHPGLVSYVSFSPDGARLATACDDGGVRIWRAADGAPEREFRDSNDRVPQLAFDPPGRRLAAAVRNGALLVWKLDTGECEIWRQATHNPLRAVRFSSDGRWLIAAGANRTLEMWDAERGRVEETIAGHRQEIYCVDINRSGEWMASGDAGGNILLWHTPTRRLLATLTGHSGSVMALRFSPDGRTLISASLDGTLRDWDLTYYGRHIAGNFETQFQRLGMMCQGGEEQLVAWRRWAEGYRPAQ, encoded by the coding sequence ATGCCATGTCCGTCATCCGACGAACTTGAAGGAATTGCCATCGGCGGGGACGTACCGTCCAGCGTCCGAAATCACGTCGACAACTGTGTGGCCTGTCGTGGTTCGCTGGAGCGCATCCGCGAAGACAATCAGTTTCTCAGTCACTTTGCTGTTGCGGGCAGATTGCTCCCCGCGAATGTCCCCGAGCCGGATTATCGCCTGGACATTCCCGGCTACACGATCGTTCGCGAGATCCATCGCGGCGGTCAGGGCGTGGTGTATCAGGCGGTTCAGCACTCCACGAAACGGGATGTCGCGATCAAGATCATGAAACAGGGGCCCTTCGCGACCCTGGCCGACCGGGTCCGCTTCGACCGCGAAATCGAAACGCTGGGGCGGCTGAACCATCCGCACATCGTGGCGGTTCACGATGCCGGGACCGCCGCCGGTTTTCACTATTTCGTAATGAACTACGTGGATGGCCGGGCTCTGGACGAAATTGCGGATTCAACAGGCGCCGACTCACCATCTCCGAGGCAGACGCTGGGTGAATTCATCGCGCTATTCTGCAAGATTTGCGACGCGGTGCATGATGCGCATCTTCGCGGAATCATCCACCGCGACCTGAAGCCCAGCAACATCCGCGTCGATCAGTCCGGGCAGCCGTTTGTTCTGGACTTCGGACTGGCGAAATCCGCCGAGGCGCAGGCGGATTCGATGATGACGCAGACGGGCCAATTCGTCGGTTCGCTTCCCTGGGCGTCGCCGGAGCAGGTCGAAGGAGCGTCCACGAAAGTTGATCTGCGGACCGACGTGTATTCGCTCGGAGCCATTCTTTACCAATTGCTCACGGGGCGGCTGCCGTTCGACGTGGGCACCAACCTGCGCCGGTCGATGGATGACATCCTCCATCGCGAGCCCCCCCACCCCGGCGCGATCGCCGCGGCGGCCGGTCGCGCGACGATCAACGACGAACTCGAGACGATCGTTCTCAAGTGCCTCTCCAAGGAGCGCGAACGGCGCTATCAAAGCGCCGGGGATCTGGCCCGCGACCTGCGGCGTTATCTGATCGGCGAGCCGATCGAAGCGAAGCGCGACAGCGCGATTTACGTCCTGCGGAAGACGCTGCGGCGCTATCGGCGACGCGTGGCCTTCGCGGCGGCGTTCATGATGCTCTTCGCGTTCTCCAGCGTCGTGATGACACTGCTCTACCGCCAATCGACGCAATTGGAGCGCGAGGCCGTCCGCTCCGCCGCGTCAATGGCCGAACTTCTCTCTCGCAATCAGATCGAGCAGGGGCGCATGGCCGGACTGCTGGGAAACATCGATCAGGCCGAGCGGTTGCTGTGGCGCGAGCTGCTCACCCATCGCGAAGGGTCGGATTCTTCATCGTTGCGGCTCAATGAACCGCCGGGACCACCGGAGGCTTACTGGGCGCTGTGGGAAGTCTATCGCCGCAATCCCTGTCGGCGCACGATTACCCCCGCCCCCGGTGCGATGCGCTCCGTCACACTCTCCGGCGATGGAAAAACCATCTGGACCGCGGACGTGGACGGCAATATTCAAAGGCTCGACGAGCGCGGCGAGCGACTCGACGGATATCACGTAGCCTTTCCCAGCCCTCTCGGGCTTCCAGTGGTGGATGCCCGCGGCGACTACATCTTTAAATACGATACCTCCTGTTACGCGGTATGGCGACGCAACGATTTGCAAAAGCCCCTGGTGGAGCTGCCGCGTTCCTCCGTTCTCGAGTCGGGCGGCTTTTTCGTTTCGCGAAGCGGACGCCGGTTTGCCGCGATTCACGACGGCGCGGCGTTCGTCTGGAATACCGATCCGATCGGCGAAGCGGGCCGTTTCGAGATCGACGGCGCCGCCATTCTCGGGATCGCCATCTCGAACGACGATCGGCGGCTCGCCGCGCGCGATCGCCTCGGCGGATTGTATGTCTGGGACATCGAATCGAGGCAGCGCCTGATCACAGCGCTCGGGGCAGCGGCGGCGCGCGAGAACCTGCGCGTCATCGGTGGCCTGTTGTTCGCGCCCGATGATCGCAGGTTGGCAGACGGCTGGGAGGAGACGGCCGGACGCATCTGGGACCTGGCCGCGGACCCGCCTGATTTCGTTGAACTCTCCGAGCGACCCGGCAGCCATCGAATCCTCAGTTTCAGCCCCGACGGCAGCCGGCTGGCGGTGGGAGACATGGGCGGCGAACTGCGTGTCTTTGACGCGCAATCGGGAAAGCGCCTGGTCGGGATCGTCGCCCATGCGGGGCGCATGCGGAGCGTCGCCTTCACCGGTGACGGACGGGGTATCTGGACCAGCGGTGACAATGATTTGCGCCTTTGGGAAGTCGAACCGGACGCGGGCGTTCGCGTGGCGCGGATCGCCGGCGAGTCGTTGCACGGCGTGGATATCAGCCCCGACGGCCGACACATCGCGGCCGGCGGCGGAATGGGAGCGCTCCAGTACATCGATCGGGACTCGTGGAATGTAGTCACCGCTCCATTCGGCAATGCCGCGATCATTTCGGCCGTTGCCTTTTCCCCTGATGGCGAGCGAATCGCCGCCGCCACGTATGGAAACGCTGTCTTCGTATGGTCGCGAAGCGATCCCGGGCGGCCCGCTATGCGACTGGAGCATCCGGGCCTGGTCAGTTACGTCAGTTTCAGCCCGGATGGGGCGCGGTTGGCCACTGCGTGTGATGACGGGGGGGTTCGCATCTGGCGCGCCGCGGACGGGGCCCCGGAGCGCGAGTTTCGAGATTCGAACGACCGCGTGCCGCAGTTGGCGTTTGATCCGCCAGGCCGACGACTCGCCGCCGCCGTCCGGAACGGGGCGCTTCTGGTCTGGAAGCTCGATACCGGGGAATGCGAAATCTGGCGACAGGCGACCCACAACCCGCTCCGGGCCGTGCGATTTTCGTCCGACGGTCGATGGCTGATCGCCGCCGGGGCGAATCGCACTTTGGAGATGTGGGACGCCGAGCGCGGCCGCGTCGAGGAGACGATCGCCGGACACCGACAGGAGATTTACTGTGTGGATATCAACCGCAGCGGCGAATGGATGGCCAGCGGCGACGCCGGCGGGAACATTCTCCTCTGGCACACCCCGACGCGCCGACTCCTGGCGACGTTGACGGGACATTCCGGCTCGGTCATGGCACTGCGCTTTTCACCTGATGGGCGCACGCTCATCTCCGCGTCTCTGGACGGGACGCTTCGGGATTGGGACTTGACCTATTATGGGCGCCACATCGCGGGAAATTTCGAGACGCAGTTTCAGCGATTAGGAATGATGTGCCAAGGAGGCGAGGAGCAATTAGTCGCATGGCGGCGCTGGGCCGAGGGGTACCGCCCCGCCCAGTAA
- a CDS encoding RNA polymerase sigma factor gives MSSPNLYVTTTALLDGLHEQGNRAAWDEFDRRYRPILVAFLRRTGLNEADAADVAQETLACFVQDYRNHKYDRAQGRLRSWLIGIARCRVADLWRSAARRRVTRGESAILDLPVEADADSAWEQEERRFIFQQAIRELRETTRFNERTIEAFERVVLRHEPVEAVSTQIGLTPQEIYNAKNRVVEKLRDIVKRYEASFLGG, from the coding sequence GTGAGTTCACCCAATCTTTATGTAACGACGACCGCCTTGCTCGACGGTCTCCACGAGCAGGGTAATCGAGCAGCATGGGACGAGTTTGACCGCCGTTATCGACCCATCCTGGTGGCGTTCCTCCGCCGAACCGGGCTCAATGAGGCGGATGCCGCGGATGTCGCCCAGGAGACGCTGGCCTGCTTTGTACAGGACTATCGAAATCACAAGTACGATCGTGCCCAGGGCCGTCTGCGATCGTGGCTCATCGGCATCGCACGTTGCCGAGTGGCGGATCTGTGGCGATCGGCCGCCCGTCGGCGGGTGACTCGGGGAGAATCGGCGATCCTGGACCTGCCGGTCGAGGCGGACGCGGATTCGGCGTGGGAACAAGAGGAACGCCGGTTCATCTTTCAGCAGGCCATCCGGGAACTGCGCGAGACGACACGTTTCAACGAACGGACCATCGAAGCATTCGAACGCGTCGTACTTCGCCATGAGCCAGTCGAGGCGGTCTCGACTCAGATCGGATTGACGCCGCAGGAAATATACAACGCGAAGAACCGCGTAGTTGAGAAATTGCGCGACATCGTCAAGCGATACGAGGCGAGCTTTCTGGGCGGGTGA
- a CDS encoding dockerin type I repeat-containing protein, whose translation MSKMQYVRRTVLVAICLCLCSGFSASAFGQGQVCPLPPGNQLCAPLQAAQCQSTVPGLQCRPTRVVYSPNAAGLVHAVECQCVNDSGVCGPVSVVGDFVRCPGFCPVPPPGNECRVFANGQPTGQTQVIFTQYPIGTEFTCDCQAIDPPPCEPDPNPAVLGCLPHTCPTPSETCKPRCILLDFQGLITVTDCECTPDPQPGVQGCHVAPPDAVNPEPYCVGDCPPGFTCFSTVTTTPNGTLYCCECRPDPPECVPTSDRQNCVNFVCPGPVPPIDQCKPRCVRYQPGTPFYEVLECDCRNPQECHVEIGAVGTVPHCEGGCPPGQVCVTNEVQNGDGTITICCDCIDPTCECLGDVDGNGILNAQDIAGFVRCFLGNPLPTDNCTCADMDENGVYTAVDINLFVMAILSKSKCFDDPCCPQTDLDLDIGSGVDDNGNLIPVGQDDDDTIVTLDASGGTVPRPATVVTPHPFWNTIPGTQWVSATYFGPNGDYQYKFCFCLDPRAKNPVFTIQSRADDAGQVYLNGNLLGNTGGFSDVNPTTLSTNNPNHFIFGGENCVTINVQNIGGAPTGVNYLANITAVDGACCCPPQDLDKSLNTGVDDNGNFIGNGLDDDDWVVVVDASGGFTPRPATVITNIHPLWDTVPGTQWISANQNGPNGLYVYQYCFCLDPRFKNPVLTLDVLADDYAQLFLNGNPIGATPNGWAFQNPPTHIVVTNPGFFRACENCIEVHVLNSGGPPTGLNIGGSIVAEDGRCCDDRPLSCCTSDGFCIDLPPGTTTCPTGEAPFEGPCGPPQACCLPDGSCQTIDPRCCEQRGGTVMPAGQTCSPQPQACCIDTPNGQSCIVVDPLCCVVIYNGVVNPAFNHCADTDGDGIPNACQPPPDQCEVDPLTGRCRQSHCPNPNHICQPKCVRVDPATGQVLAIEVCECMPTSKCHAELTPPPVVANCFGNCPAPQICQRTITPNPDGTETHCCECVDPPPTVCPLSSALGSQMCAQRQQADCQLSGVPNETCHPRTIITNGPGQGIFVEQCDCVTTGEPCGPIDVQPAATQGDFILRCVGPCGPDAGCNVFVNNTPMGPQVNTATLPAGSTVRCQCFIP comes from the coding sequence ATGTCGAAGATGCAGTACGTCCGTCGAACGGTCCTGGTCGCGATTTGTTTGTGTTTGTGCAGCGGATTCTCGGCCTCGGCGTTCGGTCAAGGACAAGTCTGCCCTCTCCCGCCTGGAAACCAGCTCTGCGCGCCACTTCAAGCCGCGCAGTGCCAGTCGACGGTCCCGGGACTCCAGTGCCGGCCAACTCGCGTCGTCTATTCCCCCAACGCGGCGGGACTTGTCCACGCCGTTGAATGTCAGTGCGTCAATGACTCGGGCGTTTGTGGTCCCGTCTCGGTCGTGGGCGACTTTGTCCGCTGTCCGGGCTTTTGTCCCGTGCCTCCTCCCGGCAACGAGTGCCGCGTGTTTGCCAATGGTCAGCCGACCGGGCAGACCCAGGTCATCTTCACCCAGTATCCCATCGGCACCGAGTTCACTTGCGACTGCCAGGCCATCGATCCGCCGCCCTGCGAGCCGGATCCGAATCCCGCTGTCCTGGGCTGTCTGCCGCATACCTGTCCCACCCCGAGCGAAACCTGTAAGCCCCGCTGCATCCTCTTGGACTTCCAGGGGCTGATCACGGTCACTGATTGCGAATGCACGCCCGATCCGCAGCCCGGGGTACAGGGCTGTCACGTCGCGCCGCCCGATGCGGTGAATCCAGAGCCTTACTGCGTGGGCGATTGTCCGCCGGGGTTCACCTGCTTCAGCACGGTCACGACCACGCCGAATGGCACGCTGTACTGCTGCGAGTGCCGGCCCGATCCGCCGGAGTGCGTGCCCACGTCAGACCGCCAGAACTGCGTCAACTTCGTGTGCCCCGGCCCCGTCCCTCCGATCGACCAATGCAAGCCGCGGTGCGTCCGCTATCAGCCCGGCACGCCGTTCTACGAAGTGCTCGAGTGTGATTGCCGAAATCCCCAGGAGTGTCATGTGGAGATCGGCGCGGTGGGAACGGTGCCGCACTGCGAAGGCGGATGTCCGCCGGGTCAGGTCTGCGTGACCAACGAAGTTCAAAACGGCGACGGCACGATCACGATCTGCTGCGACTGCATTGATCCGACCTGCGAGTGCCTCGGCGACGTGGATGGCAACGGAATCCTCAATGCCCAGGATATCGCCGGATTCGTCCGCTGCTTCCTTGGCAACCCCTTGCCCACCGACAACTGCACCTGCGCCGACATGGATGAGAACGGCGTGTACACGGCCGTCGATATCAACCTGTTTGTCATGGCCATTCTCTCCAAGTCCAAGTGCTTCGACGATCCCTGCTGCCCGCAAACTGATCTCGATTTGGACATCGGCTCGGGCGTCGATGACAACGGCAACCTTATTCCCGTCGGCCAGGATGATGACGACACCATCGTCACCCTCGATGCCAGCGGGGGGACCGTGCCGAGACCGGCCACCGTGGTCACGCCGCACCCGTTCTGGAACACCATCCCCGGGACGCAGTGGGTCAGCGCGACCTATTTTGGTCCGAACGGGGATTACCAATACAAATTCTGCTTCTGTCTCGACCCGCGCGCCAAGAACCCGGTGTTCACGATTCAGAGCCGCGCCGATGATGCCGGGCAGGTCTATCTCAACGGCAATTTACTGGGCAATACCGGAGGGTTCAGCGACGTCAATCCGACCACGCTGAGCACGAACAATCCGAACCACTTCATCTTCGGCGGGGAGAACTGCGTCACCATCAACGTCCAGAACATCGGCGGCGCGCCCACTGGGGTCAACTACCTGGCCAACATCACTGCCGTCGACGGGGCCTGCTGCTGCCCGCCGCAGGACCTGGATAAGTCGCTCAACACCGGCGTCGATGACAACGGCAACTTCATCGGCAACGGGCTCGACGATGACGACTGGGTAGTAGTGGTTGATGCCTCCGGCGGATTTACCCCCCGGCCAGCCACGGTCATCACCAACATCCATCCGCTGTGGGACACGGTGCCGGGGACCCAGTGGATCTCCGCCAACCAGAACGGGCCCAACGGACTCTACGTGTACCAGTACTGCTTCTGCCTCGACCCGCGGTTCAAGAACCCGGTTCTCACCCTCGATGTGCTCGCCGATGACTACGCGCAGCTCTTCCTCAACGGCAACCCCATCGGCGCCACGCCCAACGGCTGGGCCTTCCAGAATCCGCCGACGCACATCGTGGTCACCAATCCGGGCTTTTTCCGGGCCTGCGAGAACTGCATCGAGGTCCACGTGCTGAACTCCGGCGGGCCGCCCACCGGGCTCAATATCGGGGGCAGCATCGTCGCCGAGGATGGCCGGTGCTGTGACGACCGGCCGCTGTCCTGCTGCACCAGCGACGGGTTCTGCATCGACCTGCCGCCGGGAACCACGACCTGTCCCACCGGCGAAGCACCGTTCGAAGGGCCGTGCGGCCCGCCGCAGGCCTGCTGTTTGCCGGACGGCTCCTGCCAGACGATCGATCCGCGGTGCTGCGAACAACGCGGCGGGACCGTCATGCCCGCGGGCCAGACGTGCAGCCCGCAGCCCCAGGCCTGCTGCATCGACACGCCGAATGGCCAATCGTGCATCGTGGTTGATCCGCTCTGCTGCGTCGTGATTTACAACGGCGTGGTGAACCCGGCCTTCAACCATTGCGCCGACACCGATGGCGACGGCATCCCCAATGCCTGTCAGCCGCCGCCTGATCAGTGCGAGGTCGATCCGCTGACCGGCCGCTGCCGGCAGAGCCATTGCCCCAACCCCAACCACATCTGCCAGCCCAAGTGCGTCCGCGTCGATCCGGCCACTGGTCAAGTGCTCGCCATCGAGGTGTGCGAGTGCATGCCGACGAGCAAGTGCCATGCTGAGTTGACGCCGCCGCCGGTCGTGGCCAACTGTTTCGGTAACTGCCCGGCCCCGCAGATTTGTCAACGGACCATCACGCCCAACCCCGACGGTACCGAGACGCATTGCTGCGAGTGCGTCGATCCGCCGCCCACGGTTTGCCCGCTGAGTTCGGCGCTGGGGTCGCAGATGTGCGCCCAGCGGCAGCAGGCGGATTGCCAGCTTTCGGGCGTGCCTAATGAGACCTGTCACCCGCGGACCATTATCACCAACGGGCCGGGGCAGGGGATCTTCGTGGAGCAGTGCGACTGCGTCACGACCGGCGAGCCGTGCGGTCCGATTGATGTGCAACCGGCGGCGACGCAGGGCGACTTTATCCTCCGCTGTGTGGGGCCGTGCGGGCCGGACGCGGGGTGCAATGTGTTCGTCAACAACACCCCCATGGGGCCGCAGGTGAATACCGCGACCCTGCCGGCGGGTAGCACGGTGAGGTGTCAGTGTTTTATTCCATAG